The DNA sequence CTTGAGAAAAAGTTCCGGGGCGATGCGCAGGTACAGATCGGCGTCGAGAGAATTGGAGTGCGTGACGAAGGGCCGCGCGGCCGCACCGCCGGCCAGCGTCTGCAGCATCGGTGTCTCCACCTCCAGGAAACCCCTGCGTTCCAGCGCCGAGCGCACTGCCCGCACCACCGCGACGCGCTGGCGGGCGATCGTGCGGGCCTCCGGCCGCACGATGAGATCGACGTAGCGCTGGCGGACGCGGGCCTCCTCGCTCATCTCCTTGTGCGCGACCGGTAGGGGCCGAAGGGCCTTCGATGCCATTTGCCAGGAATCGGCCAGCACAGACAGTTCCCCGCGGCGGGAGCTGATCACCTCGCCGTGGACGAACACGATGTCACCCAGGTCGACCTCGGTCTTCCAGGCATCGAGCGCCTCCTGGCCGACCCTGTCGAGGCTGATCATGGCCTGCAGCTGCGTTCCGTCACCCTCTTGCAAGGTCGCGAAGCACAGTTTCCCGGAGTTGCGGGCGAAGATCACCCGGCCGGCGACGCCCACCTGTTCGCCCGTAGCGGAGTCGGTGGGCAGGTCCGGATAGGCCGCGCGCAGCTCGGCCAGGGTGTGCGTACGGGCCACCTCTGCGGGATAGGGCTCATGCCCCTCGGCGAGCAGCCGTTCGCGCTTGTCCTGACGAATCCGGAACTGCTCGGGGATTGCGTCGGCATCAGGGTCGCGAGAAACGTCAGTCACGACGTGCCAGCTTAAATGAACAGATGACCGCGCCCGCCCACCCGCCGATCGACCATGCCGCGGTACGTAGCTTGTCCGAGCGCACGCTGGACTGGTCACACAAGGGGATTCCGCCGGCGTGGTGGGGCCGCACCGGCACCCAGATCACCGCCTCGGCGCCGCGGTTGTTCGAGGCCGACCCGTTCGGGCCCGTCTGCGTGCTGCGCGAGGCGGCGTTGGGCCACAACCTGTCCACGATGGCCACGTGGTGCCGCCGGCACGGCGTCGAGCTGGCTCCCCACGGCAAGACCCACATGTCTCCGCAGCTGGCGGCGCGACAACTGGACGCGGGGGCATACGCGGTGACGGTGGCCACCGCCGGTCAGGCCGCGGTCTACCGGGCGTTCGGCGTGCAGCGGCTGATATTGGCCAACGAGCTCGTCGACGCCGCGGCGCTGCGGTGGACCGCCGCCCAGCTCGATGCCGACCCCAACCTGGAGTTCACCTGCTGGGTGGACTCCGTGCGCGGAGTCGAGCTGATGACCGCGGCGCTGCGCGGGGCGACCCGGCCACTGGACGTCTGCGTCGAGCTGGGCCTGCCCGGCGGGCGCACCGGTTGCCGGGACCCGCAGAGCGTCGACGAGGTGGCCCGCGCCGTCGTCGCGTCGCCCAGGCTCCGGCTGGTGGGCGTCGCCGGGTACGAGGCGGCACTCGGACACGAGCTCACCGACGCGGGGCTGGCCGCGGTGCATCACCATCTGGGGGCGCTGCGCGCGGCGGCGCTGCGGCTGAGGCCCCTGTTCGAGACCGACACCGCACTGGTCAGCGCCGGCGGAAGTACGTACTTCGACGCCGTCGCCGCCGCACTGACCGGCTGGCCGGCGGGCTCGGCACTGCGCACCGTGCTGCGCAGCGGGTGTTATCTCACCCACGACCACGGCCTGTATGCGCGCACGTCACCGCTGACCCGAGACGGCAGCCCCGGGCTGCGGCCCGCCCTGGAGATGCACGCGCAGGTGGTTTCGCGACCGGAGCCCGCGACGGCGGTGCTGACGATGGGACGCCGCGACGTCGCATTCGATTCAGGTCTCCCGGTGCCGCTGGACCTTGCCGACGCCGCCGTCGACCGCCTCAACGACCAACACGCCTACCTCACGGTTCGACCCGGCGACGCTCCGGAGGTCGGTGCCTGGCTGCGCTTCGGCATCTCGCACCCGTGCACGGTGTTCGACAAGTGGCGGGTGATCCCAGTCCTCGACGACGACGACCGGGTGACCGACCTGATCCACACGTTCTTCTGATGCGCGGGGCGTGCGGTCAGCGTGCCTGCCGCAGCTTGCCCCGCTGGCTGTCGCGGTTGCGTTCGAACACCAGCCGAAGACCGTGCAGAGTCAGGTGCTGGTCGTAGTGCTGCACGGTGTGCAGATCGGCCAGCACCAACGGGGCGCCGTGCCCGGTGGCCACCACCGCGACGTCGTCGCCGCCGAAGCCGTCGACGTCCTCACGCACGCGATTCACCAATCCATCCACCAGGGCGGCGAATCCGAACACCGCACCGGCCTGCATGCACTCGACGGTGTTCTTGCCGATCACCGAGCGGGGCCGGGTGAGCTCGACGCGGCGCAGCGCCGCCGAACGCGCCGCTGCGGCGTCGGAGGACACCTGGATTCCCGGAGCGATGGCACCGCCGAGGAATTCACCCTTGGCCGAGACCACGTCCACGCAGATCGATGAGCCGAAGTCGACGACGATCGAGGCGGTGCCGAACTTCTGATAGGCCGCAAGACAATTGACGATGCGGTCGGCACCGACCTCTTTGGGATTGTCGACCAGTAACGGAATCCCGGTGCGCACACCGGGTTCGATCAGCACGTGCGGCACGGAAGGCCAGTACTGGTCGAGCATCACGCGCACCTCGTGCAGCACCGACGGGACGGTCGACAGACCGGCCGCACCTGTCAGCCGCTCGGCATCGTCGCCGATGAGCCCGTCGAGGGTCAGCGCCAGCTCGTCGGCGGTCACCTCCGCTTCGGTGCGGATGCGCCAGTGCTGCACGACTTTCGCGTGCTCGCCCGACCCGGAGATCAGCCCGACCACGGTGTGGGTGTTGCGGACATCGATCGCGAGGAGCACCTAGGTCACCTCGGCGACATCAGCTCGGACGCGTCCGCGGGGACGTGTGCCGGATCGGAGCCCAGGTCGATCTGCCGGTTGTCCGCGTCGACGAACACCACCCTCGGTCGGTACGTGCGAGCCTCGGCGTCCTCCATGGTGCCGTACGCGATCAGGATCACCAGGTCTCCCGGATGCACCAGATGGGCGGCCGCGCCGTTGATGCCGATCACTCCGCTGCCGCGTTCACCGGTGATGACGTACGTGATCAGGCGGGCACCGTTGTCGATGTCGACGATCGTCACCTGCTCCCCCTCGAGCAGGTCGGCGGCGTCCATCAGGTCGGCGTCGACGGTGACCGAGCCGACGTAGTGCAGATCGGCCTGGGTCACCGTGGCGCGGTGGATCTTCGACTTCAACATGGTCCGTAACATCAATTCCTCCAAGGCAGTTCGTGGCTGTCAACGGATGCGGTCCGCGGGTGACCGTCGATGCCGGCGCTGGCCCCGACATCGACGGCGATGTTGTCGATCAGCCGGGTGTGTCCGAGCCGGGCCGCCACCAGCAGCCGCGCCGGCCCTT is a window from the Mycolicibacterium poriferae genome containing:
- the panD gene encoding aspartate 1-decarboxylase, producing MLRTMLKSKIHRATVTQADLHYVGSVTVDADLMDAADLLEGEQVTIVDIDNGARLITYVITGERGSGVIGINGAAAHLVHPGDLVILIAYGTMEDAEARTYRPRVVFVDADNRQIDLGSDPAHVPADASELMSPR
- a CDS encoding type III pantothenate kinase, producing MLLAIDVRNTHTVVGLISGSGEHAKVVQHWRIRTEAEVTADELALTLDGLIGDDAERLTGAAGLSTVPSVLHEVRVMLDQYWPSVPHVLIEPGVRTGIPLLVDNPKEVGADRIVNCLAAYQKFGTASIVVDFGSSICVDVVSAKGEFLGGAIAPGIQVSSDAAAARSAALRRVELTRPRSVIGKNTVECMQAGAVFGFAALVDGLVNRVREDVDGFGGDDVAVVATGHGAPLVLADLHTVQHYDQHLTLHGLRLVFERNRDSQRGKLRQAR
- a CDS encoding alanine racemase; protein product: MTAPAHPPIDHAAVRSLSERTLDWSHKGIPPAWWGRTGTQITASAPRLFEADPFGPVCVLREAALGHNLSTMATWCRRHGVELAPHGKTHMSPQLAARQLDAGAYAVTVATAGQAAVYRAFGVQRLILANELVDAAALRWTAAQLDADPNLEFTCWVDSVRGVELMTAALRGATRPLDVCVELGLPGGRTGCRDPQSVDEVARAVVASPRLRLVGVAGYEAALGHELTDAGLAAVHHHLGALRAAALRLRPLFETDTALVSAGGSTYFDAVAAALTGWPAGSALRTVLRSGCYLTHDHGLYARTSPLTRDGSPGLRPALEMHAQVVSRPEPATAVLTMGRRDVAFDSGLPVPLDLADAAVDRLNDQHAYLTVRPGDAPEVGAWLRFGISHPCTVFDKWRVIPVLDDDDRVTDLIHTFF